The Panthera uncia isolate 11264 chromosome C1 unlocalized genomic scaffold, Puncia_PCG_1.0 HiC_scaffold_3, whole genome shotgun sequence genome includes a region encoding these proteins:
- the KPRP gene encoding keratinocyte proline-rich protein: protein MCDQQQIQCCMPLPQCCVKGSSFYPSQNPSARSQVVVQAPCEMQIVECPAPCPVQVSQVKCQAPCQSQTTQVKCQAPCQSKTTQVKGQASSQSQTTQAKSQASSQSQISCVQCQAPCQPQVSYVQCEAPCPFQTCYMECAPVYYTETCYVEYPVQTYIPCPASQPVQTYMASPPVSQTQGRFSTQCQYQGSSSRCSPQRQSQASYSTCAPQFRSGAYYGDCAPQRQSRAAFSTCAPQCQATGSYRSFTAQRRSRSSSRCLPARQLQPSYRSCSPPRRSEPYYSGCLSSACSSGSYNYCTPPRRSEPIYSSGCPRARTSGCSQRCGPKCRIEISSPCCPKQVPPQKCPVQIPPIRRCSESCVPRPSWGASCPELRPRAKSRPLPSFCPPRRRDQSPEPPMHRCPPPAPCPCPRPAPRLYPRPEPSSRSGPRPCPPPRRLSEPCLCPEPRPAPRPLPAQREFPEWRPCLQPYEHPEPHSLPEPIPLPAPCPSPEPCVEPPCDPSPCSGPNPIPCPGDLGCHECSPCRLDTEAPSCDPAAYNQWQGSGDSCGPCDTIPEPQGVSDCGDQGGPYVGVKGGPSAGTKGAFF from the coding sequence ATGTGTGACCAGCAGCAGATTCAGTGTTGCATGCCACTCCCCCAGTGCTGTGTGAAGGGCTCCTCCTTCTATCCCTCCCAGAATCCCAGTGCCAGGAGCCAGGTTGTGGTCCAAGCACCTTGTGAGATGCAAATTGTGGAGTGCCCCGCACCATGCCCAGTTCAAGTTTCCCAGGTAAAATGCCAGGCTCCATGCCAGTCCCAGACCACACAGGTGaagtgtcaggctccatgccagtCTAAGACCACCCAAGTGAAGGGCCAGGCTTCAAGCCAGTCCCAGACCACCCAAGCGAAGAGCCAGGCTTCAAGCCAGTCTCAAATTTCCTGTGTTCAATGCCAGGCTCCATGCCAGCCTCAGGTTTCCTATGTGCAGTGTGAAGCCCCATGCCCTTTTCAGACCTGCTATATGGAATGTGCTCCAGTTTATTATACAGAAACTTGTTATGTGGAATACCCAGTCCAGACCTACATACCCTGTCCAGCTTCTCAGCCTGTCCAGACTTACATGGCTTCTCCCCCAGTTTCCCAGACTCAGGGAAGATTCTCCACTCAGTGCCAGTATCAGGGCTCCTCCAGCAGATGCTCCCCGCAGCGTCAGTCCCAGGCTTCCTACAGCACCTGTGCCCCGCAGTTCCGATCTGGGGCTTACTACGGCGACTGCGCCCCCCAGCGCCAGTCCCGGGCAGCATTTAGCACTTGCGCACCCCAGTGCCAGGCCACTGGCTCTTACCGGAGCTTCACCGCACAGCGTCGCTCGCGGAGCTCCAGCAGATGCCTCCCTGCTCGCCAGCTGCAGCCTTCCTACCGCAGCTGCTCCCCACCACGACGGTCTGAGCCCTACTACAGCGGCTGCCTGTCATCAGCGTGCTCTTCAGGCTCCTATAACTACTGCACCCCTCCGCGCCGCTCGGAGCCCATCTATAGCAGTGGCTGTCCTCGGGCTCGCACTTCAGGCTGCTCTCAGAGATGTGGTCCCAAGTGCCGGATAGAGATTTCTTCCCCCTGCTGCCCCAAGCAGGTCCCCCCGCAAAAGTGTCCTGTTCAGATTCCTCCCATCAGACGCTGCTCTGAGAGTTGTGTCCCACGACCCTCCTGGGGTGCCTCCTGCCCGGAGCTGAGGCCACGTGCAAAGTCACGTCCACTCCCAAGCTTCTGTCCACCGCGGCGTCGGGACCAAAGTCCAGAGCCCCCGATGCATCgatgcccaccccctgccccctgtcCATGCCCACGTCCTGCTCCGCGGCTGTATCCTCGCCCAGAGCCAAGCTCGAGGTCAGGGCCTCGTCCGTGTCCTCCACCGCGGCGACTCTCTGAACCCTGTCTGTGTCCAGAGCCACGTCCAGCCCCACGTCCTCTCCCAGCGCAGCGTGAATTTCCCGAATGGCGTCCGTGTCTACAGCCCTATGAGCACCCAGAACCTCATTCACTCCCGGAGCCAATTCCCCTTCCAGCGCCGTGCCCGAGCCCGgagccctgtgtggagccccCGTGCGATCCCAGCCCGTGCTCAGGCCCCAATCCAATCCCATGTCCGGGGGACCTGGGCTGTCATGAGTGCAGCCCATGCCGCCTGGACACCGAGGCTCCAAGCTGCGACCCAGCTGCTTATAACCAGTGGCAAGGAAGTGGTGACAGCTGTGGACCCTGTGATACGATTCCAGAGCCACAGGGTGTCAGTGATTGTGGAGACCAAGGAGGCCCCTATGTTGGAGTAAAAGGAGGTCCTTCTGCTGGAACAAAgggtgcttttttttaa